The Miscanthus floridulus cultivar M001 chromosome 7, ASM1932011v1, whole genome shotgun sequence genome includes a region encoding these proteins:
- the LOC136462587 gene encoding glycine-rich protein 2-like gives MATAARLRGTVKWFNDTKGFGFISPEDGSEDLFVHQSSIKSEGFRSLAEGEEVEFSVSEGDDGRTKAVDVTGPDGSYVKGGSGGGGGGGGGYGSRGGGGSGGGGRSYGGSWGGGRRSGGGGGAGACYKCGEPGHMSRDCPSTDGGGGGYGGGGGGGGYGGGGGGCFKCGEQGHMARDCPSGGGGYGGGGYGGGGGGACYNCGQTGHMARDCPSGGGGGGGGGGRFGGGGGGDRSCYNCGEAGHIARDCPT, from the coding sequence atggcgacggcggcgcggctgCGGGGGACGGTGAAGTGGTTCAACGATACCAAGGGCTTCGGGTTCATCTCCCCCGAGGACGGGAGCGAGGACCTGTTCGTCCACCAGTCTTCGATCAAGTCGGAGGGCTTCCGCTCCCTCGCCGAGGGCGAGGAGGTGGAGTTCTCCGTCTCGGAGGGCGACGACGGCCGCACCAAGGCCGTCGACGTCACCGGCCCCGACGGATCCTACGTCAAGGGCGGGAGCGGCGGAGGCGGGGGCGGCGGGGGAGGCTACGGCTCCCGCGGCGGGGGCGGATCTGGCGGCGGCGGTCGCAGCTACGGCGGTAGCTGGGGCGGCGGCCGGAGAtccggcggcgggggcggcgccGGCGCTTGCTACAAGTGCGGCGAGCCTGGTCACATGTCTAGGGACTGCCCCAGCaccgacggcggcggtggaggctacggtggcggtggtggcggcggcggctacggAGGTGGCGGAGGCGGCTGCTTCAAGTGCGGCGAGCAAGGCCACATGGCCAGGGACTGCCCCAGCGGCGGAGGTGGCTACGGCGGTGGCGGatacggtggtggcggcggcggtgcctgcTACAACTGCGGCCAGACCGGCCACATGGCCAGGGACTgccccagcggcggcggcggcggcggcggcggcggagggaggttcggcggtggtggcggcggcgaccgCTCCTGCTACAACTGCGGCGAGGCCGGCCACATCGCCCGCGACTGCCCCACGTGA